A single genomic interval of Rhodopirellula bahusiensis harbors:
- the ptsP gene encoding phosphoenolpyruvate--protein phosphotransferase, with translation MERMEGNSLSIGLAKGVAVVLGYELQRTITLSRENASDSISRSKVSDECDRMDDALEKSKQDLDDLKSIATDRTSISSAIDLVSAHASMAGEIASLVKDRISHDLVGVEGALDSVICQTVGRLTKIDNDYLRERETDVRDIGQRIKRHLMGMTAPHLDALPKDAIIVTQELAPSDAIALADSGIVGIVTQVGGNLGHTAIIARSMGIPAVSGIVNATQRITSGMTLLIDGEAGIVIANPDEQELSEFDSRLAEANRDLDALQSNLSAPSSFATCQTLDGMEITLYGNVGLSSDLDQVLAHGLAGVGLFRTEFLYLQSEHRPDTESQRRIYAQMSDRLGDRPLVIRTFDLGGDKLPPFLSKDENVDASSLSLRGLRFSLAEKDLLRSQLNAIVQVAQQAGVSILFPMVIGGHDFAQAIEMVDDVVEASNAFRRPQIGAMIETPAALFCLDEILELANFIAIGTNDLTQYLLAADRELSAESDQVTAMHPAVLRAINQIAAAAKRWDRPICVCGEEAGDPEFAELLIGLGIRELSVSASRSESLRKAIAQIDSTKACDLVQRAQDCRSSKEVRDLLRSAKQAETFEDLDSQSIDAIKACS, from the coding sequence ATGGAACGCATGGAAGGGAACTCGCTATCGATCGGACTCGCCAAAGGAGTCGCTGTCGTATTGGGTTATGAACTGCAACGCACGATCACGCTCTCGAGAGAGAACGCGTCTGATTCCATTTCGCGGTCCAAAGTTTCCGATGAATGCGACCGAATGGACGATGCACTTGAAAAGTCCAAACAAGATCTCGACGACCTCAAGTCCATCGCCACAGACAGAACCTCCATCTCGTCGGCAATTGACTTGGTCTCCGCCCATGCATCGATGGCGGGTGAGATCGCGTCATTGGTTAAAGATCGAATCTCCCACGATCTCGTTGGCGTCGAAGGTGCATTGGACTCTGTGATCTGCCAAACCGTCGGACGATTGACCAAAATCGACAACGACTACCTTCGCGAACGCGAGACGGACGTGCGTGATATTGGTCAACGCATAAAACGGCATCTCATGGGGATGACAGCGCCCCACCTGGATGCACTTCCCAAAGATGCCATCATCGTCACTCAAGAGCTTGCACCATCCGATGCGATTGCGTTGGCAGACTCAGGGATCGTCGGCATCGTCACTCAAGTCGGCGGCAATCTCGGGCACACCGCGATCATAGCTCGATCGATGGGAATCCCTGCCGTCTCGGGGATCGTCAACGCGACTCAGCGAATTACAAGCGGGATGACGCTCTTGATCGATGGCGAGGCGGGCATCGTCATCGCCAATCCTGATGAACAGGAACTGTCTGAATTCGATTCGCGATTGGCTGAAGCGAACCGCGACCTGGATGCACTTCAATCCAATCTTTCCGCCCCGTCTTCCTTTGCTACATGCCAAACCCTCGACGGCATGGAGATAACACTCTATGGCAATGTCGGACTGTCCTCCGATCTCGACCAAGTTCTTGCTCACGGGCTGGCAGGAGTCGGCCTGTTCCGCACCGAATTTCTCTACCTGCAATCCGAACACCGACCAGACACTGAATCCCAACGTCGTATCTATGCGCAGATGTCCGATCGTTTGGGCGACCGTCCATTAGTCATCCGCACGTTTGATCTCGGAGGCGACAAACTGCCTCCTTTCTTGTCGAAAGACGAAAACGTGGATGCATCCAGTCTGAGTCTGCGCGGCCTCCGATTTTCGCTGGCAGAAAAGGATTTGCTGCGTTCCCAACTCAATGCGATCGTCCAGGTCGCTCAACAAGCCGGCGTCAGCATCTTGTTCCCGATGGTGATCGGGGGCCATGACTTTGCTCAAGCAATCGAGATGGTCGACGATGTTGTCGAAGCGTCCAATGCGTTCAGGCGGCCTCAAATCGGTGCCATGATCGAAACGCCCGCAGCCTTGTTCTGCCTGGACGAGATTCTTGAACTGGCTAACTTCATTGCGATCGGCACCAACGACCTGACTCAGTACTTGCTGGCTGCTGATCGAGAGCTTTCGGCCGAAAGCGATCAGGTGACCGCGATGCACCCTGCTGTTTTGCGAGCGATTAATCAAATTGCCGCAGCTGCAAAACGCTGGGACCGCCCCATTTGTGTTTGCGGCGAAGAAGCCGGCGATCCGGAATTCGCTGAGCTGCTGATCGGACTCGGAATCCGGGAACTCAGTGTCAGCGCCTCACGGTCCGAAAGTCTTCGAAAGGCCATTGCTCAAATCGATTCAACCAAAGCGTGCGATCTTGTTCAGCGGGCTCAAGACTGTCGCTCTTCAAAAGAGGTTCGGGACCTGCTCAGATCAGCGAAACAAGCCGAAACGTTTGAAGACTTAGACAGCCAGTCGATCGATGCGATCAAGGCATGCTCATGA